Proteins encoded by one window of Monoglobus pectinilyticus:
- a CDS encoding FUSC family protein: MGKDFIIENLKNAGKNIKENFKSYTLDFIFIVLFISVFQTVFGQENNIVGVILTILMASSMMRDLTSTPLKHLVIQSSVLVAMAVSACLVVILNPWIALIINFIMITIILYSFTYEYASNLYFPYILSYLFMIFIGPVTLEQLPKRVLSMLAGALCIMVYQFVKGRKRVVDTTRDSLTVIIDEALVCTQCLIDGAGKPADLEEVRKNLYKLCKMVYERRKRVLCVSDANFAMIDSARGLENLILVLYEMTGPITPDRIEILKKVKEKLKEFRAFVQREVNCLKDMDFSDFAGSNSSVEIEEIFRCVEYIAIHLKRMTDPKRRVKYRRTVLSFAVRLKAALNLSPVRVVYALRVAVLLSAATLIVQLLGLPHGKWLLFTIASVSLPYADDVGKKARQRFTASVIGCVIGMASYALVPSAVGRTALMMFSGYISYYFSGYTGTFACSTIGALGGAVFMNGFGWYDVGSMAVVRIVYIAVGILAAVAANRLILPFRRSAATKQLWKKYENTVKLLTVICESDDADTQLYYSLVIQSHLLEEKLLENAINENWNGIDNMLSECRALVRSAHRKNSFGTLIANNLS, translated from the coding sequence ATGGGAAAGGATTTTATTATAGAAAATTTAAAAAACGCTGGAAAAAATATTAAAGAAAATTTTAAATCTTATACATTGGATTTTATTTTTATAGTGTTGTTTATATCAGTGTTTCAAACAGTATTTGGTCAGGAAAATAATATAGTCGGAGTTATATTAACTATATTGATGGCTTCATCAATGATGAGAGATTTGACTTCTACGCCTTTAAAACATTTAGTGATTCAATCTTCGGTTTTGGTGGCTATGGCGGTTTCTGCCTGTTTGGTAGTGATTCTTAACCCGTGGATTGCTCTTATAATTAATTTTATTATGATAACGATAATATTATATTCTTTTACATATGAGTACGCTAGTAATCTATATTTTCCATATATTTTATCCTACTTGTTTATGATTTTTATTGGACCTGTTACCTTGGAACAGCTGCCGAAACGTGTTTTGAGTATGCTGGCGGGCGCTCTGTGTATAATGGTATATCAGTTTGTCAAAGGAAGAAAACGGGTTGTTGATACAACGAGGGATTCGCTGACTGTAATAATAGACGAGGCTTTGGTTTGTACTCAGTGTTTAATTGACGGAGCCGGTAAACCGGCAGATTTAGAAGAGGTCCGCAAAAATTTGTATAAGCTTTGTAAAATGGTCTATGAGCGCAGAAAAAGGGTTTTATGTGTGTCTGACGCCAACTTTGCCATGATAGACAGTGCCAGGGGATTAGAAAATCTAATATTGGTTTTATATGAAATGACCGGTCCGATAACGCCTGACAGAATTGAGATTTTAAAGAAAGTTAAAGAAAAACTTAAGGAATTCCGTGCATTTGTGCAGCGTGAAGTGAATTGCTTAAAAGATATGGATTTCTCTGATTTTGCCGGAAGTAATTCTTCAGTGGAGATTGAGGAAATTTTTAGGTGCGTAGAATATATAGCTATACATTTAAAACGAATGACAGATCCTAAACGTCGGGTTAAATACCGCCGAACTGTTTTATCATTTGCGGTGCGTTTAAAAGCGGCATTAAATCTGAGTCCTGTTCGTGTTGTGTATGCGCTTAGGGTTGCAGTTTTGCTCTCAGCGGCGACTTTAATAGTGCAGCTTTTGGGACTGCCCCATGGAAAGTGGCTTTTGTTTACTATTGCCTCAGTTTCTTTGCCATATGCTGATGATGTTGGGAAAAAGGCGAGACAGCGTTTTACAGCAAGCGTTATCGGATGTGTAATAGGTATGGCCTCATATGCTTTAGTTCCGTCAGCTGTCGGGCGTACAGCTCTCATGATGTTTTCGGGATATATCAGTTACTATTTTTCGGGTTATACCGGAACATTTGCGTGTTCAACAATCGGCGCTTTGGGCGGGGCTGTCTTTATGAACGGTTTTGGCTGGTATGACGTTGGGAGCATGGCTGTGGTTCGAATAGTGTATATTGCAGTAGGAATTCTAGCAGCAGTGGCAGCAAACCGTTTGATATTGCCATTTAGAAGGTCTGCTGCAACAAAACAGCTCTGGAAGAAGTATGAGAATACGGTTAAACTTCTTACGGTGATATGTGAAAGTGACGATGCAGATACACAATTGTATTACAGTTTAGTAATACAGTCGCACCTGCTTGAGGAAAAACTGTTGGAGAATGCTATTAATGAAAATTGGAATGGTATTGATAATATGCTTAGCGAGTGCCGAGCTTTGGTGCGCAGCGCTCACAGGAAAAATTCTTTTGGTACTTTGATTGCAAATAATCTCAGCTAG
- the recA gene encoding recombinase RecA, whose protein sequence is MNEEKKKALDLALSHIEKQYGSGAVMRLGEKPDANVEAIPTGALSLDIALGIGGIPRGRIIEIYGPESSGKTTVALHVVAQVQKMGGEAAFIDAEHALDPIYAEALGVQTDDLIVSQPDTGEQALEITEQLVRSGAVDVIVIDSVAALVPKAEIEGLMGDSHVGLQARLMSQALRKLAGIISKSNTTAIFINQLREKVGVMFGNPETTTGGRALKFYASVRLDVRRIESLKGDGGVIGNRTRIKVVKNKVAPPFKEAEFDIMYGEGISREGNILDVAVDMDIVKKSGSWFSYNEERLGQGRETVKSILKDNPELADEIENKIRESAGLPMIGEEAESMFDEKPVAGLEKPKKKK, encoded by the coding sequence ATGAATGAAGAAAAGAAAAAAGCTCTTGACCTTGCACTGAGTCATATTGAAAAACAATATGGATCCGGCGCTGTAATGCGTCTTGGAGAAAAGCCTGATGCAAATGTTGAGGCAATCCCTACCGGGGCTTTGTCACTTGATATTGCATTGGGAATCGGCGGAATACCCAGAGGCAGGATTATTGAAATATATGGACCTGAATCGTCAGGTAAGACAACTGTTGCCCTGCATGTGGTAGCACAAGTGCAGAAAATGGGCGGAGAAGCAGCGTTTATAGACGCCGAACATGCTCTTGACCCTATTTATGCTGAGGCTTTGGGAGTTCAGACCGATGATTTGATAGTATCACAGCCGGATACCGGAGAACAGGCTTTAGAAATAACCGAACAGCTTGTAAGAAGCGGTGCGGTTGATGTAATAGTTATTGACTCTGTTGCAGCGCTTGTTCCTAAAGCAGAAATTGAAGGGCTTATGGGTGATTCTCATGTGGGGCTCCAGGCAAGACTGATGTCTCAGGCTCTCAGAAAGCTGGCAGGTATTATTTCGAAGTCTAATACAACTGCAATTTTTATAAATCAGCTGCGTGAAAAAGTTGGGGTTATGTTTGGCAATCCTGAGACTACTACCGGCGGACGTGCGCTGAAATTCTATGCTTCCGTAAGGCTCGATGTCAGACGTATCGAAAGTCTTAAAGGCGACGGCGGAGTTATAGGAAACAGAACAAGAATAAAAGTAGTTAAAAATAAGGTTGCTCCGCCGTTTAAAGAAGCTGAATTTGATATTATGTATGGTGAGGGAATATCAAGAGAAGGAAATATACTTGACGTTGCCGTTGATATGGATATAGTTAAAAAGAGCGGCTCGTGGTTCAGTTATAATGAGGAAAGGCTGGGACAGGGACGTGAAACTGTTAAGTCTATTTTAAAGGATAATCCTGAGCTTGCTGATGAGATAGAAAATAAGATTCGTGAAAGCGCCGGACTGCCTATGATTGGAGAAGAGGCGGAGAGCATGTTTGACGAAAAGCCTGTTGCAGGATTAGAAAAACCAAAGAAGAAAAAATAA
- the pgsA gene encoding CDP-diacylglycerol--glycerol-3-phosphate 3-phosphatidyltransferase, producing MNLPNKLTLLRVILIPLFMILFLSCGTVGLYLALVTFILAAVTDFFDGQIARRTNSVTTFGKLMDPMADKLLTLGALVCFLAADVPYINAWVLIIIIARELIVTGMRMLALEQNRVISASFFGKLKTVSQFAMIIVVLINQIVMVGKDPLQGGFGNFLVMILVIISVVLTVLSGIDYVYKNRELLTFK from the coding sequence ATGAACTTACCTAATAAATTAACTTTGCTTAGAGTGATACTGATACCATTGTTTATGATTTTATTCTTGAGCTGCGGCACTGTTGGTTTATATTTAGCCTTGGTGACTTTTATTTTGGCGGCTGTGACTGATTTTTTTGATGGTCAAATAGCCAGAAGAACAAACAGCGTTACAACATTTGGAAAACTTATGGATCCAATGGCGGATAAACTTTTGACACTGGGAGCATTAGTTTGTTTTTTGGCTGCAGATGTGCCTTATATAAACGCATGGGTTTTGATAATAATTATTGCAAGAGAATTGATTGTAACTGGTATGCGTATGCTGGCTCTTGAACAAAACAGGGTTATTTCAGCCAGCTTCTTTGGAAAGCTTAAAACTGTTTCACAATTTGCAATGATTATTGTGGTGCTGATAAATCAAATAGTAATGGTTGGAAAAGATCCATTGCAGGGGGGATTCGGCAATTTTCTTGTAATGATATTGGTTATAATCTCTGTAGTGCTGACTGTTCTTTCAGGGATAGATTATGTATATAAAAACAGGGAATTGTTAACGTTTAAGTAA
- a CDS encoding nitroreductase family protein has protein sequence MNISEAINNRHSVRKYTNQIIPNNIIEELKSEVEVCNHKSNLNIQLITNEPEAFSGFTAHYGMFKNVTNYFAMVSKSDVNLDEKIGYYGEHLVLKAQQLGLNTCWVAATYKKKKSSYTAGDGEKLVCVITLGYGQTQGKPHKNKPIEKVCDYNENIPDWFLAGVNSAMLAPTAMNRQKFFFSLNDLEVSVKSFGGAYSKIDLGILKYHFETAANSINKNWKFI, from the coding sequence ATGAATATTTCAGAAGCAATAAATAACCGTCATTCAGTTAGAAAATATACTAATCAAATTATCCCAAATAATATTATAGAGGAACTAAAGTCTGAGGTAGAAGTTTGCAATCACAAAAGCAATCTCAATATACAGCTGATTACTAATGAACCGGAAGCTTTCAGTGGTTTTACGGCACACTACGGCATGTTCAAAAATGTTACAAACTATTTTGCCATGGTGAGCAAATCAGATGTTAATCTTGATGAAAAAATAGGTTATTACGGAGAACACTTAGTGCTGAAAGCTCAACAGCTGGGTCTTAATACCTGCTGGGTAGCTGCAACATATAAGAAAAAGAAAAGCAGCTATACTGCCGGAGACGGTGAAAAACTGGTCTGCGTAATCACTCTAGGCTATGGTCAGACCCAAGGGAAACCGCATAAAAACAAACCCATAGAAAAAGTCTGCGATTATAATGAAAACATCCCCGACTGGTTTTTAGCAGGAGTAAATTCCGCTATGCTGGCACCAACAGCAATGAACCGGCAAAAATTTTTCTTTTCACTCAATGATTTAGAAGTCAGCGTTAAGTCTTTTGGCGGCGCTTACTCAAAAATCGATTTGGGAATTCTAAAATATCACTTTGAAACCGCCGCCAATAGTATAAATAAAAATTGGAAGTTTATATAA
- the rimO gene encoding 30S ribosomal protein S12 methylthiotransferase RimO → MKKISMASLGCSKNQIDSEQMLSILEEAGYEICENEEDANIIIVNTCTFIEDAQRESIDCILELSQYKNSGNAELLIVTGCLAQRYKEQILSEIPEVDAVIGTNEYDRIAEVIESCLNEDDKPVKCSEKPLLCEHERVRTTPGYTAFLKIAEGCDNRCTYCVIPSIRGNYRSRKVEDILDEAHKMAKDGVKEIIVIAQDTTRYGIDIYDEYALPKLLRELCRIDGIEWVRIHYCYPELVTDELIDVIAEENKICNYLDIPIQHINDKILKRMGRRTDKEQIVTLLSKLRRRIPDIVIRTSLIVGFPGESESDFLELNEFVEKAEFDRLGVFTYSREEDTPAYNLPDQVDEEEKVRRQEMIMFTQAEIDDMKNQNKIGSIVKVLVEGRDEIIKSYYGRTYADSMEIDGKVFFKSGRKLNEGDFVDVKVEQAMDMDLFGSEV, encoded by the coding sequence TTGAAAAAAATATCTATGGCGTCGCTCGGATGCTCAAAAAATCAGATAGACAGCGAACAAATGCTGTCAATACTTGAAGAAGCCGGTTATGAGATTTGTGAGAATGAAGAGGATGCAAATATCATAATCGTTAATACATGCACATTTATTGAGGATGCTCAGCGAGAATCGATTGACTGTATTCTTGAGCTTTCACAATACAAAAATTCCGGCAATGCTGAATTATTGATAGTAACCGGCTGTCTTGCGCAGCGGTATAAGGAGCAGATATTATCTGAGATACCCGAGGTTGACGCGGTTATAGGAACTAACGAGTATGACAGAATAGCCGAGGTTATAGAAAGCTGCCTGAACGAAGACGATAAACCTGTTAAATGTTCGGAGAAGCCGCTTCTTTGTGAGCACGAAAGGGTTCGTACCACCCCTGGATATACAGCTTTTTTAAAGATAGCCGAGGGCTGTGATAACCGTTGTACATATTGTGTTATACCATCTATCCGCGGAAATTACAGAAGCCGTAAAGTTGAGGACATTTTAGATGAAGCTCATAAAATGGCTAAGGACGGAGTTAAAGAAATTATTGTAATAGCTCAGGACACAACTAGATATGGTATTGATATTTATGATGAATATGCCCTTCCGAAACTTCTCAGAGAGCTTTGCAGGATAGACGGAATAGAATGGGTGAGGATTCATTATTGTTATCCGGAGCTTGTGACTGATGAGCTGATTGATGTTATAGCAGAAGAAAACAAAATTTGTAATTATCTTGATATACCTATTCAGCATATAAATGATAAAATTTTAAAGCGGATGGGACGAAGAACAGATAAGGAACAAATAGTTACTTTGTTGAGTAAGCTTAGGAGGAGAATACCCGATATAGTTATAAGAACATCTCTTATCGTTGGATTTCCGGGAGAGAGCGAGTCTGACTTTTTGGAGCTGAATGAGTTTGTTGAAAAAGCTGAATTTGACAGGCTCGGCGTATTTACTTATTCGAGAGAAGAGGATACGCCTGCATATAATCTTCCTGACCAGGTTGATGAAGAAGAAAAAGTGCGCCGCCAAGAAATGATAATGTTTACGCAGGCAGAAATAGACGATATGAAGAATCAGAACAAAATCGGAAGTATTGTCAAAGTGCTTGTTGAAGGGCGTGATGAAATAATAAAAAGTTATTACGGCAGAACTTATGCAGATTCCATGGAGATAGACGGAAAAGTGTTTTTTAAATCGGGAAGAAAGCTTAATGAAGGCGATTTTGTTGATGTTAAAGTTGAACAGGCAATGGATATGGATTTATTTGGATCTGAGGTATAA
- a CDS encoding regulatory protein RecX, with translation MMDEILKGKKLAMRFLASRMYTSREIFDKLRRKGYSSELAESIVSELISEGFLDDKHYADCYIADGVNIGYKGTFRIRQELLRKGVSSSIIDRAFDEADVDPENALREFVKQRLQVADITTRKEYEKFRTMLARRGFSLSEIRTVLDELDIEFYLED, from the coding sequence ATGATGGATGAGATATTAAAAGGGAAAAAACTTGCTATGAGATTTCTCGCTTCAAGAATGTATACCTCAAGAGAAATCTTTGATAAACTGCGCCGTAAAGGCTATAGTTCAGAATTGGCGGAGAGTATAGTAAGTGAACTTATCAGTGAAGGTTTTTTAGATGACAAACATTATGCTGACTGTTATATTGCTGATGGTGTAAACATAGGATACAAGGGGACTTTTCGTATCAGGCAGGAACTCTTGCGCAAAGGCGTATCGTCTTCAATAATTGACCGCGCGTTTGATGAGGCTGATGTTGACCCGGAGAATGCCTTGCGTGAATTTGTAAAGCAAAGGCTGCAGGTTGCTGATATTACTACAAGAAAAGAGTATGAAAAATTCAGAACCATGCTGGCACGCCGAGGCTTTTCGCTCAGTGAGATAAGAACCGTTTTGGATGAGTTAGATATAGAGTTTTACTTAGAGGATTAG